One window from the genome of Salvia splendens isolate huo1 chromosome 9, SspV2, whole genome shotgun sequence encodes:
- the LOC121747550 gene encoding uncharacterized protein LOC121747550 isoform X2: MAYAYKPTYYTSLHDSMSSICKSILPFSLKKKRMPAIAAAEQQRAKEQSDQLKWQQESFHQMHNLMGLCKEGIIQEDEVSAFRAHLLETLITSPVDYEPPVILRDKLIFLQELLYANCISEDEYHASKRPLLQRLAVQGAEIKETDVTVRGVQKQISNEEWSVIDLKEEKCLVKSASKKAKGASSVLGFVSPNQYGKKDTSESDRKNMRAKDQNELLRSTENPFWNESRSILLMESVPESEKQLCSSEKGKRKPFMAIFQREENDDNNKENGKIVKKTWGFKKWKKGNVEDERTLLSLPEKSDDTKEAQTKKMKNKNGLPADGILDEAFGENMKKELSRIQTELSARKMKSLIVVAQSTILS; the protein is encoded by the exons ATGGCGTACGCGTACAAGCCCACATACTACACATCGCTGCACGACTCGATGTCCTCCATCTGCAAGAGCATCCTCCCGTTTTCGTTGAAGAAGAAGCGGATGCCTGCGATTGCTGCAGCCGAGCAGCAGCGGGCCAAGGAGCAGTCGGATCAGCTCAAGTGGCAGCAGGAGTCCTTCCACCAGATGCATAATTTGATGGGACTCTGTAAAGAGGGAATTATTCAGGAAGATGAGGTCTCTGCTTTCAGAGCTCATCTTCTCGAAACCCTTATCACCTCCCCCGTCGATTATGAGCCGCCCGTGATTCTAAGGGATAAGCTCATCTTCTTGCAG GAGTTACTCTATGCTAATTGCATATCTGAGGATGAGTATCATGCATCAAAGAGGCCTTTGTTGCAGAGGCTAGCGGTTCAAGGGGCCGAGATTAAGGAAACGGATGTGACGGTTCGTGGGGTGCAGAAACAGATTTCGAACGAAGAGTGGTCTGTGATAGATTTGAAGGAAGAGAAATGCTTGGTGAAATCAGCATCAAAGAAAGCAAAAGGGGCTTCTTCAGTTTTGGGTTTCGTATCGCCCAATCAATACGGGAAGAAGGATACAAGTGAGTCGGATCGGAAGAATATGAGGGCCAAGGATCAGAATGAGCTTTTGAGGTCTACTGAAAATCCCTTTTGGAATGAATCCAGGTCCATTTTGTTGATGGAAAGTGTACCTGAATCTGAGAAGCAACTCTGTAGTAGTGAGAAAGGGAAGAGGAAGCCATTTATGGCAATCTTTCAAAGAGAGGAGAATGATGATAACAACAaagaaaatggtaaaatagTGAAGAAAACATGGGGATTCAAGAAATGGAAGAAGGGCAATGTTGAGGATGAAAGGACACTCTTGTCCCTACCTGAAAAATCAGATGACACAAAGGAAGCACAAACCAAGAAGATGAAGAACAAGAATGGTTTACCAGCAGATGGTATTTTAGATGAG GCATTTGGAGAGAACATGAAGAAGGAACTGTCGCGAATCCAAACAGAACTCAGCGCGAGAA AGATGAAGTCTCTGATAGTCGTCGCGCAGTCGACAATTCTGAGCTGA
- the LOC121748484 gene encoding putative glycerol-3-phosphate transporter 5 → MMQLKTITPPPPPHPPPGLRLFPAADRSRKFYQLLVLLLTFSSYAAFHASRKPPSIVKAVFTTPLNQTLATENGTGWAPFDGPDGPHRLGELDLSFLLSYAIGMYFAGHLGDTVDLRILLTFGMVGSGIFVTIFGLGYFLDLHSFRAFLLIQLLCGLFQSIGWPCVVAVVGNWFGKSKRGLIMGVWNSHTSVGNIIGSVVASSVLGFGWGWSFLLPGFLIMALAIFIYLFLVVHPEIVGFEVPGENVESDVEGVALVESRKVENGDMDVVESEDDGGLVAIGFLDAWRLPNVASFAFCLFFSKLVAYTFLYWLPFYIRNTAVAGVHLSHKTAGILSTIFDIGGVFGGISAGYVSDMIEARGATSVIFLLLSIPALISYRLYGSISMFTNIALMFASGLLVNGPYSLITTAVAADLGTQSMIRGSSRALATVTAIIDGTGSVGAALGPLLAGYISTRGWNSVFFMLIVSISCAACLLIRVVKNEIKGKLNEGRWLWLSIVDR, encoded by the exons ATGATGCAACTGAAGACCATAACCCCTCCTCCACCGCCACATCCGCCGCCCGGCCTCAGATTGTTCCCCGCCGCAGATAGATCTCGAAAATTCTACCAGCTTCTGGTCCTCCTCCTCACCTTCTCCTCCTACGCCGCTTTCCACGCTTCCCGCAAACCCCCCAGCATCGTCAAAGCCGTTTTCACAACCCCACTCAACCAAACCCTAGCAACTGAGAATGGAACCGGGTGGGCCCCCTTCGATGGCCCCGACGGCCCGCACCGTCTCGGCGAGCTCGATCTCTCCTTCCTATTGTCCTACGCCATCGGCATGTATTTCGCCGGTCATTTGGGCGACACCGTCGATTTGCGAATTCTATTGACTTTTGGGATGGTTGGGAGCGGCATTTTCGTCACGATTTTCGGATTAGGGTATTTTCTTGATTTGCATTCATTTAGGGCTTTTTTGTTAATTCAATTGCTGTGTGGCCTGTTCCAATCGATTGGATGGCCGTgcgtggtggcggtggtggggAATTGGTTCGGTAAATCGAAAAGGGGGCTGATCATGGGGGTATGGAATTCACACACCTCTGTGGGTAACATTATAGGGTCAGTGGTGGCTTCATCTGTGCTGGGGTTTGGGTGGGGCTGGTCGTTTCTTCTCCCCGGGTTCCTGATCATGGCTTTGGCGATTTTCATTTACTTGTTCCTTGTCGTACACCCTGAAATCGTAGGGTTTGAGGTGCCCGGGGAGAATGTAGAGTCTGATGTAGAGGGGGTGGCGTTGGTTGAGTCGAGGAAAGTTGAGAACGGGGATATGGATGTGGTGGAGAGTGAGGATGATGGGGGTTTGGTTGCTATTGGTTTCTTGGATGCGTGGAGGTTGCCAAATGTGGCGTCTTTTGCATTCTGCTTGTTCTTTTCTAAGCTGGTGGCTTATACGTTCCTGTATTGGTTGCCATTTTACATTAGGAACACTG CTGTTGCTGGTGTGCATCTGTCTCATAAAACAGCTGGGATTCTCTCGACAATCTTTGATATTGGAGGTGTTTTTGGTGGAATTTCAGCAGGTTACGTATCAGATATGATTGAGGCTCGTGGTGCTACATCAGTTATATTTTTACTGCTATCCATTCCAGCCCTTATTTCTTACCGCCTTTATGGAAGCATATCAATGTTCACAAACATTGCACTGATGTTTGCATCTGGCTTACTCGTAAATGGACCCTACTCACTTATAACAACCGCAGTCGCTGCTGATCTTGGCACCCAGAGCATGATAAGAGGAAGCTCCCGTGCATTAGCTACCGTTACAGCAATCATAGATGGCACCGGTTCTGTAGGTGCTGCTCTCGGCCCTCTTCTGGCTGGATATATTTCTACCAGAGGATGGAATAGCGTTTTCTTCATGCTTATTGTTTCGATTTCTTGTGCTGCTTGTTTGTTGATTCGTGTTGTCAAGAATGAAATTAAGGGGAAGCTGAATGAGGGCAGATGGCTATGGCTTAGCATAGTTGATAGGTGA
- the LOC121747550 gene encoding uncharacterized protein LOC121747550 isoform X1: MAYAYKPTYYTSLHDSMSSICKSILPFSLKKKRMPAIAAAEQQRAKEQSDQLKWQQESFHQMHNLMGLCKEGIIQEDEVSAFRAHLLETLITSPVDYEPPVILRDKLIFLQELLYANCISEDEYHASKRPLLQRLAVQGAEIKETDVTVRGVQKQISNEEWSVIDLKEEKCLVKSASKKAKGASSVLGFVSPNQYGKKDTSESDRKNMRAKDQNELLRSTENPFWNESRSILLMESVPESEKQLCSSEKGKRKPFMAIFQREENDDNNKENGKIVKKTWGFKKWKKGNVEDERTLLSLPEKSDDTKEAQTKKMKNKNGLPADGILDEAFGENMKKELSRIQTELSARSTHVHLSDEVSDSRRAVDNSELKKGFPKSSCDRNREKHNSKRWTTFDDEDENSHPNLFAPQDQSSYFTKQAPRTASRTSFNNSSIDKGFRYNPFFDM; encoded by the exons ATGGCGTACGCGTACAAGCCCACATACTACACATCGCTGCACGACTCGATGTCCTCCATCTGCAAGAGCATCCTCCCGTTTTCGTTGAAGAAGAAGCGGATGCCTGCGATTGCTGCAGCCGAGCAGCAGCGGGCCAAGGAGCAGTCGGATCAGCTCAAGTGGCAGCAGGAGTCCTTCCACCAGATGCATAATTTGATGGGACTCTGTAAAGAGGGAATTATTCAGGAAGATGAGGTCTCTGCTTTCAGAGCTCATCTTCTCGAAACCCTTATCACCTCCCCCGTCGATTATGAGCCGCCCGTGATTCTAAGGGATAAGCTCATCTTCTTGCAG GAGTTACTCTATGCTAATTGCATATCTGAGGATGAGTATCATGCATCAAAGAGGCCTTTGTTGCAGAGGCTAGCGGTTCAAGGGGCCGAGATTAAGGAAACGGATGTGACGGTTCGTGGGGTGCAGAAACAGATTTCGAACGAAGAGTGGTCTGTGATAGATTTGAAGGAAGAGAAATGCTTGGTGAAATCAGCATCAAAGAAAGCAAAAGGGGCTTCTTCAGTTTTGGGTTTCGTATCGCCCAATCAATACGGGAAGAAGGATACAAGTGAGTCGGATCGGAAGAATATGAGGGCCAAGGATCAGAATGAGCTTTTGAGGTCTACTGAAAATCCCTTTTGGAATGAATCCAGGTCCATTTTGTTGATGGAAAGTGTACCTGAATCTGAGAAGCAACTCTGTAGTAGTGAGAAAGGGAAGAGGAAGCCATTTATGGCAATCTTTCAAAGAGAGGAGAATGATGATAACAACAaagaaaatggtaaaatagTGAAGAAAACATGGGGATTCAAGAAATGGAAGAAGGGCAATGTTGAGGATGAAAGGACACTCTTGTCCCTACCTGAAAAATCAGATGACACAAAGGAAGCACAAACCAAGAAGATGAAGAACAAGAATGGTTTACCAGCAGATGGTATTTTAGATGAG GCATTTGGAGAGAACATGAAGAAGGAACTGTCGCGAATCCAAACAGAACTCAGCGCGAGAAGTACACACGTTCATCTTTC AGATGAAGTCTCTGATAGTCGTCGCGCAGTCGACAATTCTGAGCTGAAAAAGGGATTTCCGAA ATCAAGTTGTGACCGCAACAGAGAGAAACACAACTCGAAAAGATGGACCACgtttgatgatgaagatgaaaacTCGCATCCAAATTTGTTTGCTCCTCAAGATCAGTCCTCATACTTTACGAAGCAAGCCCCAAGGACGGCTTCGCGCACATCTTTTAACAATAGCAGCATCGATAAGGGCTTTAGATATAATCCCTTCTTCGACATGTAG
- the LOC121747549 gene encoding uncharacterized protein LOC121747549 — MGLGASHLGGSPPSHRPEPPRPRRPLIRLTISSFLLCGASPPPSLAVEDCPAELLMNSAEIGGGERLNGKGKGPRLSMGRKTALVDDGITKSGRCTAGNEITSLKTVPGDGDIGNCLSICGDMISCPSTASSSDDGTASTSSSVVQPSPDTEIAKFDASKDITSIRSSDSSPISLDEVSAGNSIAEAIDSYSEDTSFYHDSPVAFHLMQDRGLIPLTSGFILLGREESREDGTLRQGDLMSASSNSLASVSPDSHDIRNYTSFSFSRNTVFSTSGSEYSRSPDGSHRDLSTDFFSNSLHGSFMSLGSEIYGSNELGERLHGSLDTTDSPTDVCPRRIHAGSSCSCRFGLSAEESGSQAISRMVFLSQTWFEVLDQMHQQQPMSMSLSVVSQPAPESVVASLPMKIHGKEKILECEEDISQCHICLGAYEDGDKIRVLPCQHEYHMSCVDKWLQEVHGVCPLCRGDVCKALTDAPCSNLDTLPR, encoded by the exons ATGGGGTTAGGCGCCAGCCATCTGGGAGGCTCGCCCCCTTCTCATCGGCCGGAGCCGCCGCGACCCCGTCGCCCCTTGATCAGACTCACCATCTCCTCATTTCTCTTATGCGGCGCCTCCCCACCCCCCTCCCTCGCG GTGGAGGATTGTCCAGCTGAATTATTGATGAATTCAGCAGAAATTGGTGGTGGAGAGAGGTTGAATGGAAAAGGAAAAGGTCCTCGTCTTTCGATGGGTAGGAAAACTGCTCTAGTTGACGATGGCATCACAAAGAGCGGAAGATGCACAGCTGGAAATGAAATCACATCACTCAAAACAGTCCCAGGTGATGGAGACATAGGAAATTGCTTGTCTATATGTGGGGATATGATTTCTTGTCCATCCACTGCCAGTTCTAGTGATGATGGCACTGCAAGCACTTCTTCCTCGGTAGTTCAGCCATCTCCAGACACTGAGATAGCTAAGTTTGATGCTTCCAAGGACATTACCAGCATCAGAAGCAGTGATTCTTCTCCGATTTCTCTAGATGAAGTTTCAGCAGGAAACAGCATTGCTGAGGCTATTGATTCTTATTCTGAAGATACTTCTTTTTATCATGATTCACCTGTGGCTTTCCACTTAATGCAAGATCGGGGATTGATACCTTTGACTTCAGGATTTATACTATTAGGGAGAGAAGAAAGCAGGGAAGATGGGACTCTACGTCAGGGAGATCTAATGAGTGCATCCTCAAACAGTTTAGCGAGTGTATCCCCAGATAGTCACGATATAAGGAATTAtacatcattttcattttcaagaaataccGTCTTTTCAACAAGTGGATCTGAATACTCAAGATCTCCAGATGGCTCTCACCGTGATTTAAGTACAGATTTCTTTAGCAACAGCCTTCATGGAAGTTTCATGTCTCTTGGAAGTGAGATATATGGAAGTAACGAG TTAGGGGAAAGACTCCATGGCAGTCTCGATACAACTGATTCTCCGACTGATGTCTGCCCTAGAAGGATACATGCTGGTAGCTCATGTTCATGCCGATTTGGTTTATCAGCAGAGGAGTCAGGCTCACAAGCAATTTCTCGAATGGTCTTTCTTTCCCAAACATGGTTTGAG GTGCTTGACCAAATGCACCAGCAGCAGCCCATGTCTATGTCCTTGTCTGTGGTCTCACAACCAGCTCCAGAATCAGTTGTTGCCTCGTTGCCAATGAAGATTCACGGAAAGGAAAAAATATTGGAATGTGAAGAGGATATCTCACA GTGTCATATTTGCCTGGGAGCCTACGAGGACGGAGACAAGATACGTGTACTTCCATGCCAGCACGAGTATCACATGTCGTGTGTGGATAAATGGCTCCAAGAGGTTCACGG CGTCTGCCCACTCTGCCGAGGAGATGTTTGTAAGGCCCTCACTGACGCACCTTGTTCGAATCTAGACACCCTTCCCCGTTAG
- the LOC121746602 gene encoding alpha/beta hydrolase domain-containing protein 17B-like isoform X3: MCNLYASGAISLLNDYKGISLFILLFNLPLSPCFVNIFIFYCMTILVMELQPPSEYDTYADIEAVYECLQTEYGISQEDLILYGQSVGSGPTLHLAAQLPRLRGVVLHSAILSGLRVLCHVKFTLCCDIYKNVKKIRKVKSPVLVIHGTDDDVVNWLHGNGLWKMAREPYEPLWIKGGGHCNLELYPDYIRHLCRFVQEMENMTTEVRLRKIRPTLTIQKRWKCTSMCCADKCCIVKVRRPRWPNLSCIKRPKCAEWRCPSFLIPSCTGLSCWCKKCSCRCTICSCLCAAKCSCW, translated from the exons ATGTGCAATTTGTATGCCTCTGGAGCTATTTCTTTGCTCAATGATTACAAGGGAATTAGCTTGTTCATTCTGCTCTTCAATCTGCCTCTTTCCCCATGTTTTGtgaatattttcattttctatt GTATGACTATTCTGGTTATGGAGCTTCAACCG CCTAGTGAATATGACACATATGCGGACATAGAGGCTGTATATGAGTGTCTTCAAACAGAGTATGGGATTAGCCAGGAAGATCTAATTCTATATGGGCAATCAGTTGGAAGTGGCCCCACACTACATTTAGCAGCTCAGTTACCAAGGCTAAGAGGCGTAGTTTTGCACAGTGCCATCCTATCTGGACTTCGTGTGCTTTGCCATGTGAAGTTTACCCTCTGCTGTGATATTTACAAG AATGTAAAGAAAATTCGAAAGGTGAAGTCTCCTGTGCTTGTTATACAT GGAACAGATGACGATGTTGTAAATTGGTTGCACGGCAATGGTTTATGGAAAATGGCAAGGGAACCGTACGAGCCATTGTGGATCAAAGGAGGCGGCCACTGCAACTTGGAGCTGTACCCGGATTATATTCGCCATCTTTGTAGATTTGTTCAAGAAATGGAGAACATGACTACTGAAGTTCGATTGAGGAAAATCAGGCCGACTCTGACTATACAGAAGAGGTGGAAGTGTACCTCAATGTGCTGTGCTGATAAATGCTGTATAGTTAAAGTTAGAAGACCGAGATGGCCGAACCTCAGTTGCATAAAGAGGCCGAAATGTGCGGAGTGGAGATGCCCGTCGTTCTTGATTCCTAGCTGCACAGGTTTGTCGTGTTGGTGCAAGAAATGTTCGTGCCGGTGTACAATATGCTCGTGTTTGTGTGCTGCCAAGTGCTCTTGTTGGTAA
- the LOC121746602 gene encoding alpha/beta hydrolase domain-containing protein 17B-like isoform X1: MGCLVSQLAAKFAFFPPTPPTYQVKKRDDGKLVAVSAASSLPIAIDDSCLDVLSVHTKRGNKIVAFYLRNPSARLTVLYSHGNAADLGQLYDLFLQLKANLRVNLIGYDYSGYGASTGKPSEYDTYADIEAVYECLQTEYGISQEDLILYGQSVGSGPTLHLAAQLPRLRGVVLHSAILSGLRVLCHVKFTLCCDIYKNVKKIRKVKSPVLVIHGTDDDVVNWLHGNGLWKMAREPYEPLWIKGGGHCNLELYPDYIRHLCRFVQEMENMTTEVRLRKIRPTLTIQKRWKCTSMCCADKCCIVKVRRPRWPNLSCIKRPKCAEWRCPSFLIPSCTGLSCWCKKCSCRCTICSCLCAAKCSCW, translated from the exons ATGGGTTGTTTGGTGTCACAACTCGCGGCCAAATTCGCCTTCTTTCCGCCGACGCCGCCGACTTACCAGGTGAAGAAGAGGGACGACGGCAAGCTCGTGGCTGTCTCCGCCGCTTCCTCACTCCCAATCGCCATTGACGACTCTTGCCTCGATGTCCTGTCTGTTCACACCAAGAGGGGCAACAAGATTGTAGCTTTTTACCTGAGGAACCCCTCCGCCCGCCTCACCGTGTTGTATTCCCATGGAAATGCAGCTGATCTGGGCCAGCTCTATGACCTCTTTCTTCAGCTAAAAGCCAATCTCAGGGTTAATCTCATTGG GTATGACTATTCTGGTTATGGAGCTTCAACCGGTAAG CCTAGTGAATATGACACATATGCGGACATAGAGGCTGTATATGAGTGTCTTCAAACAGAGTATGGGATTAGCCAGGAAGATCTAATTCTATATGGGCAATCAGTTGGAAGTGGCCCCACACTACATTTAGCAGCTCAGTTACCAAGGCTAAGAGGCGTAGTTTTGCACAGTGCCATCCTATCTGGACTTCGTGTGCTTTGCCATGTGAAGTTTACCCTCTGCTGTGATATTTACAAG AATGTAAAGAAAATTCGAAAGGTGAAGTCTCCTGTGCTTGTTATACAT GGAACAGATGACGATGTTGTAAATTGGTTGCACGGCAATGGTTTATGGAAAATGGCAAGGGAACCGTACGAGCCATTGTGGATCAAAGGAGGCGGCCACTGCAACTTGGAGCTGTACCCGGATTATATTCGCCATCTTTGTAGATTTGTTCAAGAAATGGAGAACATGACTACTGAAGTTCGATTGAGGAAAATCAGGCCGACTCTGACTATACAGAAGAGGTGGAAGTGTACCTCAATGTGCTGTGCTGATAAATGCTGTATAGTTAAAGTTAGAAGACCGAGATGGCCGAACCTCAGTTGCATAAAGAGGCCGAAATGTGCGGAGTGGAGATGCCCGTCGTTCTTGATTCCTAGCTGCACAGGTTTGTCGTGTTGGTGCAAGAAATGTTCGTGCCGGTGTACAATATGCTCGTGTTTGTGTGCTGCCAAGTGCTCTTGTTGGTAA
- the LOC121748485 gene encoding probable protein phosphatase 2C 27 produces MCVKDAEKLIDGMEGSMALPIDDDDDDDDDDDDDDDDDDDDDDDDDDDDDDDDDDDDDDDDDDDDDDDDDDDDDDDDDESVNSRSGADSKENRDHKNPSAATTSFPLESISEESAISDKTHMSNNFLPVLRFGEWSDIGGRADMEDTHVCIPDLAMNFGYAAPAEEAMSFYGVFDGHGGKGAAHFARDHLPRIIVEDADFPLELEKVVARSFMEADAAFAKSCSVESTLSSGTTALTAMIHGRSLLVANAGDCRAVLSRCGVAVEMSEDHRPCCASERRRIESVGGYIDDGYLNGQLGVTRALGNWHIKGLKEVESGGPLSAEPELRLTTLTKEDEFLVIGSDGIWDVFMSQNAVDFARRRLQEHNNVKLCCKDLVNEAKKRGATDNLTVVMVCFHSEPPPPIVVQRPRVRRCISAEGLQSLKFLLQG; encoded by the exons atgtGTGTTAAAGATGCAGAGAAACTGATTGATGGAATGGAAGGTAGTATGGCTCTTccaattgatgatgatgatgatgatgatgatgatgatgatgatgatgatgatgatgatgatgatgatgatgatgatgatgatgatgatgatgatgatgatgatgatgatgatgatgatgatgatgatgatgatgatgatgatgatgatgatgatgatgatgatgatgatgatgatgatgaaagcGTGAATTCTCGTTCTGGAGCTGATTCCAAGGAAAATCGTGATCACAAGAATCCATCCGCTGCCACAACCTCTTTTCCG CTGGAGAGTATTTCCGAAGAATCGGCTATCTCAGACAAAACACATATGTCGAACAATTTTCTGCCTGTCCTTCGGTTCGGGGAGTGGTCGGACATCGGAGGCAGGGCGGATATGGAGGACACGCATGTTTGTATTCCCGACTTAGCTATGAATTTCGGTTATGCTGCACCTGCTGAGGAAGCTATGTCCTTCTATGGG GTGTTTGATGGACATGGTGGAAAGGGTGCAGCTCATTTTGCACGGGACCACTTGCCAAGAATTATTGTTGAGGATGCTGATTTCCCATTGGAACTCGAGAAAGTGGTTGCGAGATCTTTCATGGAGGCTGATGCTGCATTTGCCAAGTCTTGCTCGGTTGAGTCCACACTGTCATCTGGCACGACTGCACTAACTGCGATGATACATGGCAG GTCATTGCTAGTAGCAAATGCTGGAGATTGTAGAGCTGTTTTATCCCGATGTGGAGTTGCTGTGGAGATGTCAGAAGATCACAGGCCTTGCTGCGCAAGCGAAAGGAGGAGGATTGAATCAGTAGGCGGGTACATCGATGATGGTTATCTAAACGGGCAGTTAGGAGTGACCCGAGCTTTAGGCAACTGGCATATCAAAGGACTGAAAGAGGTTGAAAGCGGCGGGCCTCTGAGCGCAGAACCAGAACTAAGGCTAACAACACTTACCAAGGAAGACGAATTCTTGGTAATTGGAAGCGATGGAATATGGGACGTCTTCATGAGCCAGAACGCGGTAGACTTTGCTAGGAGGCGGCTCCAAGAGCACAACAACGTGAAGCTGTGCTGTAAGGATCTTGTGAATGAAGCCAAGAAGCGAGGGGCTACTGACAATTTGACAGTAGTGATGGTGTGTTTTCACTCGGAACCACCACCTCCGATTGTGGTTCAAAGGCCTAGAGTTCGAAGGTGCATTTCTGCAGAAGGGCTTCAGAGCCTCAAATTCCTGCTTCAAGGCTAA
- the LOC121746602 gene encoding alpha/beta hydrolase domain-containing protein 17B-like isoform X2, translating into MCNLYASGAISLLNDYKGISLFILLFNLPLSPCFVNIFIFYCVYDYSGYGASTGKPSEYDTYADIEAVYECLQTEYGISQEDLILYGQSVGSGPTLHLAAQLPRLRGVVLHSAILSGLRVLCHVKFTLCCDIYKNVKKIRKVKSPVLVIHGTDDDVVNWLHGNGLWKMAREPYEPLWIKGGGHCNLELYPDYIRHLCRFVQEMENMTTEVRLRKIRPTLTIQKRWKCTSMCCADKCCIVKVRRPRWPNLSCIKRPKCAEWRCPSFLIPSCTGLSCWCKKCSCRCTICSCLCAAKCSCW; encoded by the exons ATGTGCAATTTGTATGCCTCTGGAGCTATTTCTTTGCTCAATGATTACAAGGGAATTAGCTTGTTCATTCTGCTCTTCAATCTGCCTCTTTCCCCATGTTTTGtgaatattttcattttctattgtGT GTATGACTATTCTGGTTATGGAGCTTCAACCGGTAAG CCTAGTGAATATGACACATATGCGGACATAGAGGCTGTATATGAGTGTCTTCAAACAGAGTATGGGATTAGCCAGGAAGATCTAATTCTATATGGGCAATCAGTTGGAAGTGGCCCCACACTACATTTAGCAGCTCAGTTACCAAGGCTAAGAGGCGTAGTTTTGCACAGTGCCATCCTATCTGGACTTCGTGTGCTTTGCCATGTGAAGTTTACCCTCTGCTGTGATATTTACAAG AATGTAAAGAAAATTCGAAAGGTGAAGTCTCCTGTGCTTGTTATACAT GGAACAGATGACGATGTTGTAAATTGGTTGCACGGCAATGGTTTATGGAAAATGGCAAGGGAACCGTACGAGCCATTGTGGATCAAAGGAGGCGGCCACTGCAACTTGGAGCTGTACCCGGATTATATTCGCCATCTTTGTAGATTTGTTCAAGAAATGGAGAACATGACTACTGAAGTTCGATTGAGGAAAATCAGGCCGACTCTGACTATACAGAAGAGGTGGAAGTGTACCTCAATGTGCTGTGCTGATAAATGCTGTATAGTTAAAGTTAGAAGACCGAGATGGCCGAACCTCAGTTGCATAAAGAGGCCGAAATGTGCGGAGTGGAGATGCCCGTCGTTCTTGATTCCTAGCTGCACAGGTTTGTCGTGTTGGTGCAAGAAATGTTCGTGCCGGTGTACAATATGCTCGTGTTTGTGTGCTGCCAAGTGCTCTTGTTGGTAA